CGCGGCCGAAAACGGCAGACATAACGTCTGGAACTTCTTGCTGCCGGTCGTGACGCTTGTGGGCGTGACCATTGCCTGCGACAACGAAATCCTCTACGGCGTGATGACCGCTCTAGCCGTCTGTGCGGTCACGTTCCTCCTTACCAAGACGATGCCTTACGACGAATTCTTCAAGGTCTTCATGCAGGGCATGAAAAACATGGTGTTCATCGACGTGCTGCTGATCGTGGCTTTCACGCTCAAAGAGGCCAACGACACGCTGAAGCTGGCCCCGTACATCATCGGCGTCGTCAAACCGATCATGAAGGGCGGATTGCTTCCGGCGGTCACTTTTGTAGTCTGCATCATTTATGCGTACTTTACCAGCTGTTTCTGGAGTATGGCGGCCGTGATGCTTCCCATCGTCATCCCGCTGGCGCAAGGGATCGGCGTCAACGTGTATCTCGTGCTCGGCGCGGTTTTCTCCGCCGCGGCCTTCGGCAGCCAGAGCTGCCTGTTCTCCGACGCGCTGATCATGTGCTCCGCCGCCACGAACATCTCGACGGCCGATCATGGCGTCACGACGCTTCCCTACGCGCTGATCGGCGCGGCCCTTTCTTTCGTTCTCTTCCTGGTCGGAGGGTTCGTGTTATGATCATGGATCTGGTGTTGAAAAGCGACGCCGTCTTCACGGGGCTCAAAGACGGCCCCGAGCGTCTGGCAGTCGGCGTCAGAGGCAACCGGATCGAAAAGGTCTGTCCGCCCGAAGAGATGGCCTCGTATATAGGCTCCGGAACGGACGTGAGGGATTACGGCAGTCAGCTGATCATGCCGGGTTTTTTCGACGGGCACGAGCACGCATTTCTGGGCGGCATTTTCGGCCGGGCCGTCGATCTGAGCGATTGCGCTTCCGAGCAGGAAGCGGCGCGACGCGTCAAGGATTTTGCGGACGCGCACCCCGAGCTGTCCTGGATTATCGGCACGGACTGGTCGAACATCGCTTGGGAGCAGGCGCGGCATCCCCGCAAGGAAACTCTGGACGCGCTTCTGCCCGATACGCCGGTTTACCTGATCGACACGGAAGGGCATTCCGCCTGGCTCAATTCCGCCGCCATCAAGCTCAGCGGCGTTGCGGACGTCGAAGAGTTCGGTGGCGACCTCGTCGCCCGCGATCCCGACGGATCGCCCACCGGTTATATCGCCGAGACGCCGATGCTCATGGTCGCTCGACTGGCCTTCGACATGCCCATGCCGGTCCAGGAGGTCATTTTCGACGAGTTCCAGCGCCGCACGGCCTCCCTGGGCATCACCTCGGTCAGTAACATCCAGTGCTACCAGGGGTCGGACATCGACGTGGGCAACGTCGCCGTGGTGAAGCAGTTCGAGCGGGAAGGGCGTCTCAACGTCCGCTTTTTCTTCGCCGCCGGCCTGACCGGGGATCTGGAGCGCCCGCGTCGCCTACGGCAGGAATACGACAGCGACAAGGTGCGTTTTTCCGGTCTGAAGCACATCGTCGACGGAACGGCGACGGGCTGGACGGCACTGCTGCTCGAACCTTACGCGGACAAACCCGATTCCGTCGGCTCCAGCCGGATCCCGGTGGAAGAACTGGCCCGCAGAGTGGTGGATGCCGACCGCGAAGGCTTCCGGGTGAGGATGCACGCCTGCGGCGACGGCTCCGTCCGAAGGGCGCTGGACTGCTGCGAGCTGGCCCAAAAGCACAACGGCAAGCGCGATTCCCGGCACACGATCGAGCACATCGAGATCATCGCCAAAGAAGACATCGGCCGCTTCGCTCAACTGGGCGTGGTGGCGTCGATGCAGCCGGATCATCTCAGCATCTGCGAAAAGTTTGCGGACAATCCCTATTTCGCCCGGCTGGGCGAACGCCGCGCCGCGGAGACGTGGCCGATCCGTTCGATTTTGGAAACCGGCGCGCACATGCAGTTCGGCACGGATTTCCCAATTTACGACAACAACCCCATGCTGGCCCTTTATCGGGGCACGACCCGCCTGTTCAACGACGGTCAGCCGGAAGGCGGCTGGAATCCGGGCGAGAAGGTCACGATGGCGCAGCTTCTGAAAGGCTACACGGCCGGTTCCGCCTACGGCGCTTTCATGGAAGACCGGGTCGGCACTCTGGAAGAAGGAAAGTACGCGGACATCGTCGTGCTGGATCATGATCTGTTTTCGCTGGACGATCCGCATGAAATTCTGGAGACCGCGCCGATCCTGACCCTTATGGACGGACGTATCGTATACGAGAGATAAAATCACGTTGTGAAGAAAGCTACCTCAAACTCACGCAGCAAAGTTGAGGTAGCTTTTTTATGATGTCGACTTCTCGCTAGATTGTGGAAAAATGATGTGTGGCGTTTCTGAACGTCGAAGGCATCGGCGACGGCGTCCATGTCAAGAAAAGCGAAACGCCTTGCCCAAGAGCGATATCCTTGTCCGTTATCGGAAACATGGCGAGATTTATATGCTCGAGGGGGGCGTCTTGGGACGGCTCCGGCGGCGAAACTTGATTGTCGAAAAAAATTATTGACATTTTTCTAACATACAGTAGAATGTTTTATAAAGAATTATTATCTTGGTAATATTTCGCATTTTTATTCCAGGAGGTCCCGCGATGTTGTGCAGCTACCGCCGCGACAGACTCGCGCAACGGCTGAAGGAGATTGCACCGCAGCTGATCGAGTGGCGTCATCAGATCCATCGGAATCCGGAATTGAGCTTTCGCGAGGTGAAGACCTCCGCGCTGGTGGAAGAGCAACTCAGGAAAATGGATATGGACTCGATCCGGCGGGTCGGGAGGTCACAGACAGGCATTCTCGCCGTGCTGCGGGGAACGGGTACGGGACCAGATGTTTGCATCGCCGTCAGAGCCGATATGGACGCGCTGCCGATCCAGGAGCAGTCAGGCGTGCCGTTCGTTTCCCAAAATGACGGCGTCTTCCATGGCTGCGGGCATGACACCCACACTGCGGCGCTGTTGGGCACGGCTTGGCTGCTCAGCGAATTTCGCAGTTACTTCGCGGGGACAGTCAAGTTTTTTTTCCAACATGCCGAGGAAGAGCTTGGCGGCGCGGTGGAATTCATCGAAGCTGGTGTGATGGAAGATCCTGCCGTGGACGCTGTGTTGGCGCTTCACGCGCTGCCTGACATCTATGTCGGTGAGATCGGCGTGAGAGATGACTTCATGACGGCCGGCGTCGATATCCTCAAGATCACCGTCGAAGGCAAAAGGGCGCATGGGGGTATCCTCATTACGGCGTCGACACGATCCTGACCGCTTCGACAATCGTCACCGCGCTCATGAGTCTGGGGTCGCGTGAGCTGGCTCCTACTGACTGTGCGCTGGTGACTTTTGGCAGTATTCATGGTGGCATTTCCAATTCTTATATCGGTGCCCCGGTGGTATTGGAAGGCTGCATCCGCTACCTTCGCGACGAGACGCACGACCGTTTTCGGCGCCGTGTGCGCGAGATCGCCGAAAGTATCGGCGCGGGACTGCGCGCGAAAGTGACCGTGGAGATCACGCCGGAAAGCATCCCCTCTGTGGTCGCCAGAAGCTGGGTCGACCGGGTACGCCGTGCCTGCGCGCAGGTAAAGTCGGTGACGAACGTTGTCGATCTCCCTTCCCCCGCCATGGGCGGCGAAGATTTTGCGCTTTTCCTGAAAAAAGCGCCGGGGACGCTCTTCCGCTTGGGGTGCCGCTCGCCGGGCGGCCTCCACTGTCCCACCCATTCGGTCAACTTTTATGCCGACGACCGCTCGATCCCTATTGGGACGGAAGTCATGACCACTACGGTGCTTAACGCGCTCACGGGTTCAGAGTAATATTTTTAAGGGGAGGCATTGAACGAAGATGAACGTGAAAAAGACCCTGTTGTTTTTGACGTCGCTTTTGGTTTTTGCTGCGTCCTGCGTGGCGGCGGATTTGCAGACGCTCAACGTGGGAGTCCCCAACGACGCCAAGAGCATGGATCCGCTCAAGGCTGTCGATACGGTCTCCTTTGCCATGATCAAGCATATTAATGAAACGCTGGTGACGGTGGACGGCAGAACCAAGCAGTTGGTGCCCGTGCTGGCGGAACGTTGGAAAGTGCTTGATCCGCTGACCTATAAGTTTTATCTGAAAAAAGGCGTTAAGTTCCATAATGGTGAAGAGTTTACCGCAGACGATGTGGTGTTCTCGTTTCAGCGAGCTCTTTCAAATGAATCCGTTTATGCCAAATCCAAGGCTAAGTACATTGATCCGCAGGGATTCCAGGTGATCGACCGGCATACGCTGATCGTGAAGACGCTGACGCCTTTCGGCGGTTTTCTGGAATCGATGAAGCATCCCTATGCCAGTATTTTCAACCGCAAAGCCGTTGCGGACGCCGGCGGCGATTACTTCAGGATGCCGGTCGGCACGGGGCCTTACAAGTTCAAGCGGTGGCTCAAGGGCGACCGCGTAGAACTGGAAGCGTTTGGCGACTATCATGGCGATAAGCCCCATTCCCAACGCTTGAATTTTCTTACAATGGCCGACGACAGCAGCCGCGTCATCGCCCTTGAAACCGGCAAGGCCGACTTGATTTACAACGTGCCTGTGAACGATTTCGATCGTCTTGCCGAAGAAGGCCGAGTGAAGGTCATCAAGGGGACCGGGCATAACCTCATTTATCTCGGTATGAACACTCAAAAAGGTGCTCTCAAGGATCCGCGCGTCCGCATGGCCATCGAGTATGCCATTGATAAGGATGCTTTTGTCCAAGTGGTGTATCAGGGAAAAGCGGTGGTCCCCGACGGGCCGCTGGTTTCCTCCAGCAGCTTCACTCCTGCCGACATTCGACGCCATCCCCGCGATCCCGTCAAAGCTAGACAACTTCTGAAAGAGGCCGGCTATGCCGACGGCCTGACGTTCGATCTGTGGATCACGACGCGCCAGGATTACGTGAACGGCGCGACCGTGCTTCAATCCATGCTTCAGGATATCGGCATCAAAGTCAACATCATCGTCATGGAGTCCGGCGTCTTCGACGACCGCGTCACGAGCAATACGCAGAGCTTGTTCATCAGTACATGGGGTATGCAGACGAACCGCGATGCGGGACAGTTCTGGCTGTCGCTGTTCCATTCCAGCAGTATCGGGACTACGAATTGGGCGGTGCTGGACGACAAGATCGTTGATGAGAACATTGAACTGGGCAATCGAAGCGTCGAACCGGCGGAACGCCAGGCGGCTTTCCAAAAAGTCTGGGCGCGGCTCGACGAGATCCATCCTTTTGTTTCTTTGGCTGTTCCCAACGAACTTTACGGCGGCCGCAAAGATCTTCGGGGCATGGAGGATTTTTGCGACGGACGCCTGAACTACCTTGGGCGCGTGACGGTGGAATGAATTTTAACTGAGTTTTTTATTTTAGAAAAAATACTCACTGATAAAATTGTGCAAGGCAACGTTATTTGTCGGCCTTGCACAATTTTATTGGGCTTGCCTAAAAAACGTGAAATTGCTCAAATCGATTTAGCCATTTATACTATTTTTTAATTAAAAAGCCGAACATAAGGGCGCCGCGGGGAAGTTCGGTCGCTCGAACATACTCGCAGTGCCCAGAGAATTATGTTAATACTTTTCCGGAGGAACGCTTTTATGAAATAAAAAAGTTCCGTACCCGCTTTAAAGCCCTCTCGTCGTCAAGCTTTCGCCTGGGGCGGCAGGCCTTTCCGCGAGCATAGCGAGCGCCTTGCACCGGGGAAGAAGAATACGGCTCGGAAAAAGCATTCCGCTTTCGCTCTCCGGAGATCGTCGATTTATGACGTCCAAGATGCTGTGCGATCTCGGAGAGCCCTTTTCCGCTATTGGAAAGCGACATGAGCTTTTCGCGTTCGAATGGTGTAAGATGGGTACAGGGGCTCAGTTCTCCTCGTGATAAACGTCATTTTACTGGGATCTATGAGGTCTGCTTGTTTCTCGCGACGGTTGCTCTGATTTTGTAGTCTAAGTGACATTGCCAGTCAGGTATGAGATGAATGAACCCTGATCTGAGAACGGGCTCTCTTTATAAAGTCAGAGATTCCTTAAATGCTTTTGGCGCGGAAGTTTCATGCCTACGGTAAAATTTCTGTAGAAATTGGAGATGGCGTTATGGACTGGATGCTCACTGCCATGATGATGGGGACAACGGTGGCCGGCGGAATCGTGGCCAGTGTGTGCGGCTTCGGCTTTGGCGCCGTGGCGATGGCCACATGGCCGTATTTTCTCTCCTATCCCCAGGCTGTAGCCGTTTCGGCGCTCTGCGGCGCCAGCACGGCCGTGATGATTGCCGTTCCTCACTGGCACAGGATCAACTTCAGAATTCTGCTGCCCTGTGCACTTTCGGGGCTGTTTTTTTCGGCGGCTTCGGTCGTACTGTCCCTCGGTGCGGCGGAAAGGATGATGGTGCATGCGCTTGGCGCGATGCTGATTGCCGTCAGCTTCTATTCCATTTTTCTCGGCGGCAGGATCCGCATCAAAGGGACACCTTTGACCGGTATGGTCGCCGGTGCCATCGGCGGCGCGTGCGCCGGACTTTTCGCTGTCGGTGGACCTCCCGTCGCTATCTATCTGCTCTCGTCGACCCGCGACAATCAGGAGTACCGCGCCACGCTGAACGCTCATTTCTGCTTCACTTCCGGCGTCGCCACGTTCATGAGATGGCGCAGCGGCGTCATCACTCCCATGACGGTTCAGCTGTGGCTGCTGGTCGTCGCGGCGCTGGCTTTTGGCATCTTTCTCGGCAACAAAATCTTCAAACGCCTCGACGCCCGTCGCCTGCGCCTCGCTGTGTACGGCTACCTGGCCGTCTCCGGCGTGACCATGCTGTTTAAGTAGCTCATGTCTGCGGGGGACATGAAAAAATTTCATCGAAGAGTGTGCCAGAGAAGGAGAATATCAATGATCGCGAACGAACAGTTTTTGCCGACGGAACCTTTTCTTGAGCCGCAGCGCGCTGAGGATGCGATCGCGCTGGAAGGACAGCGGCTGAAGTACGGCATTACGGCAGAGTCCATCCCTGTTTACGACGATGAGGGCGCCGAACAGGCGCGCAGTTTCTGCGTCAGCTACGCTCTGACGGACGGCGGCGCGCAGCGGCCGGTGACTTTCGCCTTCAACGGGAAACCGGGGACTTCGACGCTTTATCTGCACATGGCGGCGCTGGCGCCGAAGACGTTCAGCCTGACGGGGCAGGGTGAGGAGGCGCCGCGGCGGCCTTATATCGTTGGCGACAATCCCGGTACGATCCTCGATTTTTCCGATCTGGTCTTCATCGATCCTGTGGGGACGGGATTCAGCTGCACTGTGAACCGCGAGAAGGAACGCCAGTATTACGGCGTGCGGCAGGACGTGGACGCGATCGCACGTATCATCCGCGCGTGGATGGCGCGTCACGGGCGTTTCGCCTCGCCCGTGTTCATCGTTGGCGAGAGCTACGGCGGACTGCGCGGCAGCGGACTTGTGCTGCGGCTGCAGCAGATGCACATCATGTCGAGCGGTTTTGTGGCGGTGTCCCCGGCGTTGTCGTACGGCGAGCTGCACACGTCGATGCTGTACGAACACCATCTGGTGCACACGGTGCCGGCGCTGTGCGCGGCGGCGTGGTTCCACAAAAAGCTGGACGCCGATCTGCTGGCGCGCCCTCTTGAAGACGTGCGTGCCGAAGCGGCGGCGTGGGCGCAGAGCGAGTATCTGCTGTTTCTGTGGAAGGGCTGCGAGGCTTCGGCGGAGGAACGCAACGCTGTTCTGGAAAAGCTGCGCCGCTACACGGCGCTGAAAGCGCCGGATCTCGAAGCGCTGAATCTGCGCGTCGGCGACAAGCAGTTCGCGGGGCTGCTGCTCGCGGATCAAGGCCTTGTGACGAGCTACTTCGACGCGCGGCTGACCTATCCGGGGCGCGGCTTTAACGCTGCGGCTGACCCACAGACATTCAACATGTCGGCGGCCTGTTACGCGGCGTTTTACGAGTATTTCGGGCGCATCATGAAGCTGCCGGAACACCGGGATTATCTCGCCTTCAATCCCCGCGTGGACGGCGGCAGATGGGATTTTGCCAGCGGCTATCTGCCGACGGCCTCGGGCGCCGCGCCGCGCGCCGGCGGTTTCGCGTCCATGCTGGCGGACCTGTGCACGGCCATGAAGATGGATTCTCGTTTTAAGTTCTTCGCCTGCGCCGGGCAGTTCGACCTGCACTGCTCGATCGATACGACGCGCTACTGTCTGAACCATATGGACATTCCCGCTCGTCTACGTGCGAATGTCACTTTCAAAACCTACTGGGGCGGGCACATGTTCTATTCCAATCCCGAAGCGCGCCTCCAGTTCCGCCGCGACCTGAAAGAGTTTTATACTGCCGCGCTGGAGGCGAATGTCGGGAAAGAAGCGCGCGCAGAGGCGTTAGTCATACAGTGAAAGAGCGGGGAAAAAATCTTTAGGACTCCGGGCAAAATCTTTATATAGAGATCGTAATTCTATAAAGGCAGTACTATGGAAACTCTTTTGAGGACTTAAGGAAGTGTAATATTTTATGGAAAATATTTCCGTAAGGGAACTGGGAAATTTTTACGTGGGCGGTCATGAGGTAATTCTGCGAGGCCTCCCTCACAAAGCTTTTATTTGTCAGGACGGAACGACGCAGGATTTTGACCCCAACGGCCAGTACGAAGCGGGACAGATGTATGTTGAATATGTTAAGCTAGCTCAGCC
This sequence is a window from Pyramidobacter sp. YE332. Protein-coding genes within it:
- a CDS encoding ABC transporter substrate-binding protein, whose product is MNVKKTLLFLTSLLVFAASCVAADLQTLNVGVPNDAKSMDPLKAVDTVSFAMIKHINETLVTVDGRTKQLVPVLAERWKVLDPLTYKFYLKKGVKFHNGEEFTADDVVFSFQRALSNESVYAKSKAKYIDPQGFQVIDRHTLIVKTLTPFGGFLESMKHPYASIFNRKAVADAGGDYFRMPVGTGPYKFKRWLKGDRVELEAFGDYHGDKPHSQRLNFLTMADDSSRVIALETGKADLIYNVPVNDFDRLAEEGRVKVIKGTGHNLIYLGMNTQKGALKDPRVRMAIEYAIDKDAFVQVVYQGKAVVPDGPLVSSSSFTPADIRRHPRDPVKARQLLKEAGYADGLTFDLWITTRQDYVNGATVLQSMLQDIGIKVNIIVMESGVFDDRVTSNTQSLFISTWGMQTNRDAGQFWLSLFHSSSIGTTNWAVLDDKIVDENIELGNRSVEPAERQAAFQKVWARLDEIHPFVSLAVPNELYGGRKDLRGMEDFCDGRLNYLGRVTVE
- a CDS encoding sulfite exporter TauE/SafE family protein — translated: MDWMLTAMMMGTTVAGGIVASVCGFGFGAVAMATWPYFLSYPQAVAVSALCGASTAVMIAVPHWHRINFRILLPCALSGLFFSAASVVLSLGAAERMMVHALGAMLIAVSFYSIFLGGRIRIKGTPLTGMVAGAIGGACAGLFAVGGPPVAIYLLSSTRDNQEYRATLNAHFCFTSGVATFMRWRSGVITPMTVQLWLLVVAALAFGIFLGNKIFKRLDARRLRLAVYGYLAVSGVTMLFK
- a CDS encoding amidohydrolase, with translation MLCSYRRDRLAQRLKEIAPQLIEWRHQIHRNPELSFREVKTSALVEEQLRKMDMDSIRRVGRSQTGILAVLRGTGTGPDVCIAVRADMDALPIQEQSGVPFVSQNDGVFHGCGHDTHTAALLGTAWLLSEFRSYFAGTVKFFFQHAEEELGGAVEFIEAGVMEDPAVDAVLALHALPDIYVGEIGVRDDFMTAGVDILKITVEGKRAHGGILITASTRS
- a CDS encoding M20/M25/M40 family metallo-hydrolase encodes the protein MSLGSRELAPTDCALVTFGSIHGGISNSYIGAPVVLEGCIRYLRDETHDRFRRRVREIAESIGAGLRAKVTVEITPESIPSVVARSWVDRVRRACAQVKSVTNVVDLPSPAMGGEDFALFLKKAPGTLFRLGCRSPGGLHCPTHSVNFYADDRSIPIGTEVMTTTVLNALTGSE
- a CDS encoding amidohydrolase; translated protein: MIMDLVLKSDAVFTGLKDGPERLAVGVRGNRIEKVCPPEEMASYIGSGTDVRDYGSQLIMPGFFDGHEHAFLGGIFGRAVDLSDCASEQEAARRVKDFADAHPELSWIIGTDWSNIAWEQARHPRKETLDALLPDTPVYLIDTEGHSAWLNSAAIKLSGVADVEEFGGDLVARDPDGSPTGYIAETPMLMVARLAFDMPMPVQEVIFDEFQRRTASLGITSVSNIQCYQGSDIDVGNVAVVKQFEREGRLNVRFFFAAGLTGDLERPRRLRQEYDSDKVRFSGLKHIVDGTATGWTALLLEPYADKPDSVGSSRIPVEELARRVVDADREGFRVRMHACGDGSVRRALDCCELAQKHNGKRDSRHTIEHIEIIAKEDIGRFAQLGVVASMQPDHLSICEKFADNPYFARLGERRAAETWPIRSILETGAHMQFGTDFPIYDNNPMLALYRGTTRLFNDGQPEGGWNPGEKVTMAQLLKGYTAGSAYGAFMEDRVGTLEEGKYADIVVLDHDLFSLDDPHEILETAPILTLMDGRIVYER
- a CDS encoding Na+/H+ antiporter NhaC family protein, which gives rise to MVWLILVVTLFGSLIALLEKSGGLGSFAALARKYATSRKKSLMITWLLGSIFFLDDYLHNLTTASTMKYITDSRGVKRTELAYVVNSNAGNLCCLMPISSWVVFFAGLLETSGFVVGSATSTYLRCIPYLFYCWIAIIISFLFALGVVPAIGPMKTIDPELLNSEDEPAAENGRHNVWNFLLPVVTLVGVTIACDNEILYGVMTALAVCAVTFLLTKTMPYDEFFKVFMQGMKNMVFIDVLLIVAFTLKEANDTLKLAPYIIGVVKPIMKGGLLPAVTFVVCIIYAYFTSCFWSMAAVMLPIVIPLAQGIGVNVYLVLGAVFSAAAFGSQSCLFSDALIMCSAATNISTADHGVTTLPYALIGAALSFVLFLVGGFVL